A genomic stretch from Helianthus annuus cultivar XRQ/B chromosome 1, HanXRQr2.0-SUNRISE, whole genome shotgun sequence includes:
- the LOC110869901 gene encoding peroxidase 4, producing the protein MASSILISFALLASTLFFMSGPSSAQLTPNFYSKSCPKVFDVVGSVVRAAVAKEKRMGASLLRLHFHDCFVNGCDGSILLDDTSSFTGEKTARPNVNSVRGFNVIDDVKKKVEGVCPGVVSCADILAISALESMLALGGPEWTVKLGRRDSKTASFSAANSGVIPPPTSTLSNLINRFQAVGLSTRDMVALSGAHTIGQARCTTFRARIYNDTNIDAAFARSRRSNCPRPSGSGDNNLAPLDVKTPNSFDNAYYGNLISQKGLLRSDQQLHNGGSTDSLVEQYNKNPRSFYADFAAAMVRMGDIRPLTGRNGEIRKNCRVPN; encoded by the exons aTGGCTTCTTCTATTCTCATCTCCTTTGCATTGCTTGCTTCTACCTTGTTCTTCATGAGTGGTCCCTCTTCAGCCCAACTCACTCCCAACTTCTACTCAAAAAGTTGCCCGAAGGTTTTTGATGTTGTCGGCTCAGTGGTTAGGGCCGCTGTAGCCAAGGAGAAACGCATGGGTGCATCTCTCCTTAGGCTCCATTTCCACGATTGTTTTGTAAAT GGGTGTGACGGGTCCATTCTACTAGATGACACATCTTCGTTCACTGGAGAAAAGACTGCCAGGCCGAATGTGAATTCGGTTAGGGGTTTTAATGTGATTGATGATGTAAAGAAGAAGGTTGAAGGAGTTTGTCCCGGTGTTGTCTCTTGTGCTGATATACTGGCGATTTCTGCTCTTGAATCCATGCTTGCT TTAGGTGGGCCTGAATGGACAGTCAAGTTAGGAAGAAGAGACTCCAAAACAGCCAGCTTCTCCGCGGCAAACAGCGGCGTTATTCCGCCACCAACATCCACCCTCAGCAACCTCATCAACCGCTTCCAAGCCGTCGGTCTATCCACTAGAGACATGGTGGCACTCTCGGGTGCACACACAATCGGACAAGCACGATGCACCACATTTAGAGCACGTATTTACAACGACACCAACATTGATGCCGCATTCGCCAGATCACGCAGATCAAACTGCCCTCGTCCATCCGGCTCAGGCGACAACAACCTTGCACCACTTGACGTTAAAACGCCCAACAGTTTCGATAACGCTTATTATGGGAATTTAATTAGCCAAAAGGGTTTGCTTCGGTCGGACCAGCAGTTGCACAATGGTGGCTCCACCGATTCGTTGGTGGAGCAGTACAACAAAAATCCGCGTAGTTTCTATGCGGATTTTGCGGCCGCTATGGTTAGGATGGGTGATATCCGTCCCCTTACCGGCCGCAATGGGGAGATTAGGAAGAATTGCAGGGTGCCTAATTAG